One region of Sulfuriroseicoccus oceanibius genomic DNA includes:
- a CDS encoding flavin reductase family protein, with product MNTCEFDLLGEHASEAYGILASLVTPRPIALITSVSSDGAVNAAPFSFFNVFGSRPPMVVVAPGNRPSGEPKDTARNIRANREFVVNLVDEAIGAQMAACADPLGPGESEIDHVGFTTVESSVVAPPRIAEAPVALECVEHSTQRIGDNRLVIGIVHRVHVREGIMDPETCKLVDDGAGYAPIGRMASPDWYCRTSDKLRI from the coding sequence ATGAACACGTGTGAATTTGATCTGCTAGGCGAACATGCATCCGAGGCGTACGGAATTTTGGCATCGTTGGTGACCCCACGGCCGATCGCCTTGATCACATCGGTTTCGAGTGACGGCGCGGTGAATGCGGCGCCGTTTTCGTTTTTCAATGTATTTGGCAGCCGTCCGCCGATGGTGGTTGTGGCTCCGGGCAACCGTCCGTCCGGTGAGCCCAAGGATACGGCGCGAAATATTCGGGCGAACCGTGAGTTCGTGGTGAATTTGGTCGACGAGGCGATTGGGGCTCAGATGGCGGCTTGTGCGGATCCTTTGGGACCGGGTGAGAGTGAAATTGATCACGTTGGGTTCACGACGGTGGAGTCATCGGTCGTGGCGCCACCGCGGATTGCCGAGGCTCCGGTGGCGTTGGAGTGTGTCGAGCACAGCACCCAGCGGATTGGCGACAACCGGTTGGTAATCGGGATCGTGCACCGCGTGCATGTGCGCGAGGGGATCATGGATCCTGAGACGTGCAAGCTGGTGGATGACGGCGCTGGCTATGCACCGATTGGGCGGATGGCGAGCCCGGATTGGTACTGCCGCACGTCGGATAAATTGCGGATCTGA